A window from Telopea speciosissima isolate NSW1024214 ecotype Mountain lineage chromosome 8, Tspe_v1, whole genome shotgun sequence encodes these proteins:
- the LOC122671250 gene encoding uncharacterized protein LOC122671250, whose product MSSKSLPSFVGTWKDKPSSVIPNKANRSYIAILCFMGKSLPSAARLQEFAKLTSDKLKNPKKAKPISKNINFSPETAKSVESKQLKLKMENSEGQIRVPLKEVVSDCVKRWFQDAFKEAKAGDTGMQVLVGQMYYSGYGVARDVQKGRTWISRASRSRSSVWKVSDKRR is encoded by the exons ATGTCAAGTAAATCTCTTCCTTCAtttgttggaacttggaaggatAAACCTTCTTCTGTTATTCCTAACAAAGCGAATAGATCATATATAGCCATCCTTTGTTTTATGGGAAAATCACTCCCTTCTGCAGCGAGGTTACAAGAATTTGCGAAGCTTACATCAGATAAgcttaaaaatcctaaaaaggCAAAACCCATATCGAAAAATATTAACTTTTCACCGGAAACAGCTAAATCTGTCGAATCAAAgcaattgaaattgaaaatggAGAATAGTGAGGGACAGATTCGTGTGCCGCTGAAGGAAGTGGTCTCTGATTGCGTGAAGAGATGGTTTCAAGACGCGTTCAAGGAAGCCAAGGCAGGGGATACTGGTATGCAGGTCTTGGTTGGTCAGATGTATTACAGTGGCTATGGAGTTGCTAGAGATGTCCAGAAG GGAAGAACTTGGATTTCAAGAGCTTCAAGAAGTCGATCTTCAGTTTGGAAGGTCAGCgataaaagaagatga
- the LOC122670488 gene encoding probable auxin efflux carrier component 8 → MISLADVYHVLEATIPLYVAMILAYMSVKWWKLFTLEQCSGINKFVAKFSIPLLSFHVISTTNPYQMNLKLMLSDSLQKLLALLLLALFTKLSSRGNLDWVITGLSLSTLPNTLILGIPLLKAMYGHEATALLSQIVVLQSLIWYNLLLFLYEFRAAGAVSVTPSLEATGQSVAPQGAQLKEGEETRATTTRKLKTKQILTTVGRKLISNPNTYASLVGLIWAFIDFRWRPDLPVIVNKSISILSDGGLGMAMFSIGLFMASQTRIIACGTWMAALAMGTKFLVGPALMAISSLAVGLRSTLFKVAVLQAALPQGIVPFVFAKEYNVHPSILSTGVIFGLLIAIPIALAYYSLLAL, encoded by the exons ATGATTTCCCTGGCTGATGTTTACCATGTCTTGGAAGCAACAATCCCCTTGTATGTTGCCATGATCTTAGCCTACATGTCTGTAAAATGGTGGAAACTCTTCACCTTGGAACAGTGTTCAGGCATTAACAAGTTTGTGGCAAAATTTTCCATCCCACTTTTGTCTTTCCATGTGATCTCAACCACAAATCCTTACCAGATGAACCTGAAACTCATGCTCTCAGACTCCCTCCAAAAACTacttgctcttcttcttttagcACTCTTCACCAAACTTAGCTCTAGAGGAAACTTAGATTGGGTTATAACTGGTCTCTCTTTGTCAACACTTCCAAACACTTTGATCCTGGGAATTCCACTACTGAAAGCTATGTATGGTCATGAAGCAACTGCACTTCTCTCACAGATAGTTGTCTTACAAAGCTTAATTTGGTATAATTTACTGCTGTTTCTCTATGAGTTCAGGGCTGCTGGAGCAGTCTCTGTGACTCCCTCACTAGAAGCCACTG GGCAATCAGTGGCCCCACAGGGAGCACAACTGAAAGAGGGGGAGGAAACAAGAGCCACAACCACAAGAAAACTCAAAACCAAACAGATTCTCACGACAGTAGGGAGAAAGCTCATAAGCAATCCAAATACTTATGCAAGTttggttggtctcatttggGCATTCATCGACTTTAG ATGGAGACCAGATCTGCCAGTGATCGTTAAtaaatcaatatcaatattgTCAGATGGAGGActtggcatggccatgttcagcATAG GTCTTTTCATGGCATCACAAACTAGAATAATAGCTTGTGGGACTTGGATGGCAGCCTTAGCCATGGGAACAAAATTTTTGGTTGGACCTGCTCTAATGGCAATCTCCTCCCTTGCTGTTGGACTGAGGAGTACATTGTTCAAGGTGGCAGTCTTGCAG GCAGCTCTTCCTCAAGGGATCGTTCCATTTGTGTTTGCAAAAGAGTACAATGTGCATCCAAGCATCCTGAGCACCGG GGTAATCTTTGGCTTGCTTATTGCAATTCCAATAGCACTGGCCTACTATTCGCTGCTAGCATTGTAG
- the LOC122670489 gene encoding uncharacterized protein LOC122670489 isoform X1, whose product MGAGGGGEWLVTENESKVQKVEEVEVRPQSPAFTAPTDLITRIFSQLDCVDLLQCSLVCKQWYTDSAELREGWKNEYLESCNMFGLGLKRETHPPSTTCSIREQICFSEMSTMSTYQWLLVRESQRLLQQP is encoded by the exons ATGGGTgccggaggaggaggagagtgGTTAGTAACTGAAAACGAAAGTAAAGTTCAAAAGGTAGAAGAAGTTGAAGTGAGACCACAGTCACCCGCTTTCACCGCTCCCACTGATCTCATCACTCGCATCTTTTCTCAGCTTGACTGCGTCGATCTTCTCCAATGCTCTCTCGTCTGCAA GCAGTGGTACACAGATTCTGCAGAGCTGAGGGAGGGCTGGAAGAATGAATATTTGGAGTCATGCAACATGTTTGGGCTAGGCCTGAAAAGGGAAACTCACCCACCATCTACCACGTGTTCAATAAGAG AACAGATATGCTTCAGTGAAATGTCAACCATGAGCACCTACCAGTGGCTTCTAGTGAGGGAGTCACAGAGACTGCTCCAGCAGCCCTGA
- the LOC122670489 gene encoding uncharacterized protein LOC122670489 isoform X2, which translates to MGAGGGGEWLVTENESKVQKVEEVEVRPQSPAFTAPTDLITRIFSQLDCVDLLQCSLVCKQWYTDSAELREGWKNEYLESCNMFGLGLKRETHPPSTTCSIRGRQFSFSQDQDGMQH; encoded by the exons ATGGGTgccggaggaggaggagagtgGTTAGTAACTGAAAACGAAAGTAAAGTTCAAAAGGTAGAAGAAGTTGAAGTGAGACCACAGTCACCCGCTTTCACCGCTCCCACTGATCTCATCACTCGCATCTTTTCTCAGCTTGACTGCGTCGATCTTCTCCAATGCTCTCTCGTCTGCAA GCAGTGGTACACAGATTCTGCAGAGCTGAGGGAGGGCTGGAAGAATGAATATTTGGAGTCATGCAACATGTTTGGGCTAGGCCTGAAAAGGGAAACTCACCCACCATCTACCACGTGTTCAATAAGAG gtagGCAGTTTAGTTTTTCTCAGGACCAGGATGGCATGCAACACTAA